GCTGCCGTCCGGGACGGGCAGCCAGTACTCCAGCTTGACGTCCTGCGTGGTCTCGGCTCCGACCTTCAGCTGCGCGACGTCGGAGGAGCGCGCGGCGGGGCCGGCGTCGAGGTCGAGCTGCTCGGCCTCGGGGAAGGCGCGGGCGAGCCGGGCGGCGAGGTCGCCGTCGTCCCCAGCCGCCGTGGGCGGCCAGGGCGAGAAGTCCATGACCATGGCGGCGGGGAACGGCACGCCGGGGAGGATCTCGAGCGAGAGGCCGACGCGGAAGGCACCGGCCTCCTTCGCCGCCGCCGCCATGCCGATCAGCTGCTCGCGTGCATCGCGGCGGACGCGCGCCAAGCGGTCGTTCATGCCGACCTGCTTCTTGACGAAGGCGGCGATCTGATTGCGTGCGGTCTCGTCGCCCGCGAGGGGCACCGAGACCCAGGTGCCGGGAAGGATGATGCTGAGGTCGGCCTCCTGGAACGACAGCTGCCTGGTCACGGCGCTCCCTGTCACTGCTCGAGCTCGATCGACAGGGAGGCGACGATGCTCTCGGTCTCGGCCGGCATGTCGCCGAAGGCGTTGAGGTCGGCCGTCGTGAAGGTGAAGTGGACCATCTCGTCGGCGCCCTGCGGGAAGACGCCGAACACGGTGCGCGCCTCAACCCAGCCCTCCTCGGGGGCTTCGCCGGGCTCCGCCGGGTCGTCGAGGTACTCGACCACCTGGTGGATGCCTGCGAGACGGCCGCTCGGGATGACGTGCTCCCAGCCGTCGAAGAGGATGGTCGTGCCCTCGGCGTCCGGATCGCCCGCGAGCTCGCGCGCCTCGCGCAGGAACCACGCGGCGTCCTGGTCGGGCTCGACGCCGGCGACCTGGAAGGTCATCACCGCGCCCACGCTGAGGAAGTGCTCGGGGCGCAGGTAGACCGCGGCCGTGAGGTACGGGTTGAGCTGCGCGAGCAGTCGGAGGCGCAGCTCGGCGAGCTCCGCCTCCACCGCCCCCTCATGGTCCGCGCTGCCGAGGTCCGTCGTCGCGCGCGCGACGACATCACGCGCCCAGTCCTCGCTGGCCACCTCGTCGTCGAGGAGCATCGGGTAGAAGCCCTCGGGGATGGAGACGGAGAAGTCGCGGATACCGGGTGCCATGCCGCCCACCCTAGCCGAGCGTCCACTTCGGGAGTCGGCCGTTGGCGAGGTCCTTGGCGATGGAGTCCGGCTTCAGCGAGACGGGCTTGTCACTCTGGTCGAACGGGTTGTTCGTGAACGTCTCGAGCTTGCCCGCGACCACCCGGTAGTTCCACACGCCGAGGGCGACCTTGTAGCCCATCGGGATCTGGTCGGCGATCTCCTTGGCGAACTGCGGGTTGTCGAAGCCGACGAGGCCGAGCGGGTTGGTGCGCAGCTTCATCAGCCCCTCCGAGGCGGGCGTGATCTTGAAGGGGTTGGTGCCGAACACCTCCTTCATCACGTTGGGGAGGGCCTTCGGCGAGCCGACCATCGCCTGCACGTCCTTGAGGGCGGCCGCCTTCTTGCCCTTCGTGATGCCGGTGAGCGCCTTGAACTGGCGGCGCGGGAGCTTCATCGCCACGGTCAGGCCCTTCGCCTTCACGAGCTTCGCGATGTACTTGCCGATGTTGCCGCCGAACACGGCCAGCACAACGCCGACCGCGGCGAAGGCCACGTCGACCCAGCTGCCGTCGCCGTTCATGGCCTTGATCACGCTCTCGACCAGGCTGATCACGGCGCCGACGACGGCGAGCACGAGGAGGATCTGGCCGAGGATCGGCACCCACGACAGGAAGATGGAGAGCACGCCGGCGATCTCGCAGATCTTCTTGATCACGTCGCCCCAGTTGTCCCAGAAGCTGTCCTTGAGGCCGTGGTTGCCCTTGCCCTCGACGACGTCCTTGATCGCCTCGGCGGCGGTGTGGGCGGCCGTGTTCTTGGCGTCGCGGGCGTCGCGCCAGGCCTGCTGAGCGGCGTGCAGCTCTGTGAGGGCGTCGCCGGCGGCGGTCGCCGCGTTGGAGGCGGCGGTGTCGTTGGCCGCCTTCTCCTCCGGAGTGCTCTCGTCGGCCTTCTGCTGGGCGGTGTGCGCCTGGCGCTGGGCCGCGTCGGCCGCATCCTGCTTGGAGTTGATGTGGGAGATGGCGGTCTCGGCGTCGTCCTGCGCGTCGCGCAGCTTGCCGGCGTACACGGTCAGCGCCGTGGCGGTGGTCTCGTAGCGGTCCTGGGCCTTGCCGATGTCCTCGGCGACCTCGGCGGCGCTCTTCTTCACCGCGTCGACCGCCTGGCTGGTCATGCCGCCGACCTCGCTGATGCGGTCGAGGGCGGCCACCGAGCGGGTGATCGCGTGCGCGATCTGCTCGTAGTGCGCGGCCTTCGACTCCAGCAGCCCGGGGTCGCCCTCGAGCTTCTCGTACTCCCTGTCGCTCATCTCTCCCTGCCCCCTACTTCGCCGTCGCGTCCGGGTGGTTCTTCGCGACGTCGGCCGCCGCGTCCTCCAGCGCCTTCGCCAGCTCGGAATCGACCTTCGTGAAGCCCTCGGTGATCGCCCCGATGGACTCCTTGAGCGCCTTCACACTCTCGGTCATCTTCTTGCGCTTGTCGTTCCACTTGTGCGCGAAGTCGTGCACGCGGTCGCCCAGCTCGTCGTGCCCGGTCGCCTCCGCCACGTCGTCGCTGAAGTCGTCGGCATCCTCGAACTCCTTCACGACGGCGTCCAGGTCGTCGCGGAGCTGGGTGAGCAGCTGCAGGTCGAGCTTCAGGTCGGGCGCGCCCATCGGCGACTCCTTTCGGTCAGGCAGCGTCCAATGTACCGACGACCGGCGCAGACCTCGATGGGGAACGGTCCCCATCCGGTTGCGCGTGGCCCGGCGGGTATCGTGCTGTCGTGCGCCTGAAACTCACCCTCGCCCGCCCCTCCGGGAGCGCCGACGACATCGTGGTCACCGCCGACGCCGGCGCGAGCATCTCGGAGGTCGCCGCCACCATCGCGCGGGTCGATCCCCGCCGCACCGGCCCGGTGGCACCCGGCGAGGCGCTCACGCTGCGGGCCCAGCTGCCCGGGCAGCCCGAGCCGCTGATCCTCCCACCCGATGCGCCGATCGGCGAGGCGTGGATCGGCAGCGGCGCCACGGTCGCACTGGCCGACGCCGGCCTCCACTACGTCCCGCCGGAGCTCGGCGATGCGCCGGTCGTCGCGACGCTGCGGGTGCTCACGGGCGAGCAGGCCGGCCGCGAGTTCCCGCTGCGGGCCGGCACGACCGTCCTCGGTCGCGACGCCGGCTGCGATGTCGTGCTCGACGACCCGCTGGTGTCGAAGCGGCATGTGCGGTTCGAGGCGGGCGACGGCGTCGAGGTCGTCGACCTCGGCTCCGCGAACGGCGTCGTGGTCGACGGCGGGCTGGTCACACGCTTCACGGTCCGCCGCTCGGAGACGATGCTGATCGGCGACACGGAGGTGGAGCTGACCGTCATGATCGGCTCGGACGTGCCGGCTGCGCCTCCTACCGCCGGGCCGGTCTTCTTCAACCGGTCGCCGCGGGTCGAGCGCCGCTACGCCGGGCAGACCTTCCAGGCGCCGGAGGTGCCGGCCGAGAAGGAGGACCCGCCCTTCCCGCTGCTGGCGATGCTCACCCCGCTGCTGCTCGGCGGCGCGCTGTTCGCGCTCACCAAGAACCCGACCTCCCTGCTGTTCGTGCTGCTCTCGCCGATCATGCTCGTCGGCAACTACATCAGCTCGCGCACGCGGAACAAGCGCAAGCTCAAGAAGCAGATCGCGGCGTTCGAGCAGCGGCTCGACGCGCTCTCGACCCGGCTGGAGGAGGAGCGCGGCATCGAGGGCGAACTGCGCCGGGCGGAGACGCCGACCACGGCGGACGCGCTCTCCGACGCGGTGCGCCGCGGCCCGCTGCTGTGGACCAGGCGGCCGGAGCACTGGTCGTTCCTCAACCTCCAGCTGGGGCGCGGCCGGATGCGGTCGCGCAACCGTGTCGCCGTGAACGACCGCGGCGAGCTGATCGTCGAGTTCCAGGAGCGGCTCGACGCGGTGATCGCGGCGAACGAGTACGTCGACGACGTGCCCGTGCTCGACAACCTGTACGAGTCGGGCGCGCTCGGCATCGCCGGAACCGCCGACCTCGTGGCGGGCTCGGTCAACTCGGTGCTCGTGCAGCTCACCGCCCTCCACTCCCCCGCCGAACTCGCCGTCGCGGCCCTGGTGTCGCCGCGCTGGTCGCGCGAGCTGAGCTGGCTCAAGTGGATGCCGCACACCTCATCGCCGCACAGCCCCATCGCCGGCGGGCACCTCGCCGACAGCGCGTCCAGCGCGGCCGGGGTGCTCAGCGCGCTGGAGGGACTGGTCGAGGAGCGGCTCGCCGCCCTCCGCGGCAAGGCCCAGCGCCGCGGCGCGATGGACCAGGAGAGCGCGGCCCTCGAGCGCGGCGCGGAGGTCGGGGGCGGTCAGACGCAGCAGGGCACGCCCTCCCCCATCCCGGCGGTCGTCGTCGTGATCTCGGGAGACGTCGCCGTCGACCGCGCGCGCCTCGTGCAGCTCGCCGAGGTCGCCGCGGACGCGGGCGTCTTCCCGATCTGGCTCGCGGAGGATGTGCCGCAGCTCCCGGCCGTGTGCCGCACGTACCTGCACCACGCCGACCGCGCGGACCGGGCGACGGCCGGGTTCGTCCGGCTGGGCGAGACGGTCGAGGAGGTCGTGACCGAGCCGGTCGCGGCCGGCACCGCCCTCGACTACGCCCGCCGCATGGCGCCGGTCATCGACGCGGGCGCACTGGTCGCCGACGCGAGCGACCTCCCGCGCTCGGTGTCGATGGTGACCCTGCTCGGGCATGACCTGGCCGAGACCTCGGGAGCAGTGATCGACCGCTGGCGGCAGAACGCCTCCATCCACGACCGGTCCTCCGCTGCACGGCCGGCCAAGCGCCGCCCGGGGACGCTGCGCGCGATCATCGGCTCGGCGGGCGTCGACGCGATGCACCTCGACCTGCGCACGCAGGGCCCGCACGCGCTCGTCGGCGGCACGACCGGCGCGGGCAAGAGCGAGTTCCTGCAGGCGTGGGTGCTCGGGATGGCCGCCGAGTACAGCCCGGACCGCGTCACGTTCCTGTTCGTGGACTACAAGGGCGGATCGGCCTTCGCGGACTGCGTGAACCTTCCGCACTGCGTCGGACTCGTCACCGACCTGAGTCCGCACCTGGTGCGCCGGGCGCTCACCAGTCTCCGCGCCGAGCTGCACCACCGCGAGCACCTGCTCAACCGCAAGAAGGCCAAGGACCTGCTGGAGCTCGAGAAGCGCGGCGACCCGGAGAGCCCTCCCGCGCTCGTGCTCGTGATCGACGAGTTCGCCGCCCTGGTCGGCGAGGTGCCCGAGTTCGTGGACGGCGTGGTCGACATCGCCCAGCGCGGACGCTCGCTCGGCATCCACCTGATCATGGCGACGCAGCGGCCCGCGGGCGTGATCAAGGACAACCTCCGCGCCAACACCAACCTGCGCATCGCGCTGCGGATGGCCGACGAGTCCGACAGCCAGGACGTGGTGGGCGTCGCCGACGCCGCGCACTTCGACCCGGGCCTTCCCGGTCGTGGCCTGGCCAAGACGGGTCCGGGGCGCCTGGTGCGCTTCCAGTCCGCGTACGCGGGCGGCTGGACGAGCCGCGAGCCCGAGCGCGCGGGCGTCGAGGTCGCCGAGCTGCGCTTCGGCGGCGAGCTGCGCTGGGAGGAGGAGCGGCCGGCGGAGGAGCCGGAGCGCGACCTCGGACCGACCGATCAGCAGCGGATGGTCGCCTCCATCGTCTCCGCGCACGCAGCAGCGCACATCCCGCACCCGCGGCGGCCGTGGCTCGACGAGCTGGCCGCGGTGTACGACCTGGGGCTGCTGCGGCAGCGCACGGACGCCGAACTGCTGCTGGGCGTCTCCGACATCCCCGACCGGCAGGAGCAGCGGCCGGTGTACTTCCACCCCGATGTCGACGGCAACCTGGCGGTATACGGCACGGGAGGCTCTGGCAAGTCGACCGTGCTCCGCACACTGGCGTCGGCGGCCGCCATCACGCCGCGCGGCGGGCCGGTGCACGTGTACGGGCTCGACTTCGGCGCGGGCAGCCTGCGGATGCTGGAGAAGCTGCCGCACGTCGGATCGGTCATCCCTGGCGACGACACCGAGCGCATCATCCGGCTGTTCCGGACGCTGAAGGCCGTGCTCGAGGACCGCGGGCCGCGCTTCGCCGAGGCCAACGCCTCCAGCATCACCGAGTACCGCTCGCTGACCGGGCGGCAGGACGAGCCGCGGATCCTGCTGCTGATCGACGGGTTCCCGAACTTCCGCGAGGACTTCGAGATCCCGGCAGGGCGGTCGCAGTGGTACGACGTGTTCCGCGACATCCTCGCGGACGGGCGCCGGCTCGGGATGCACGTCGCGCTCACCGGGGACCGTGCGGGCGCGGTGCCGACGGCCATCCGCTCGCTCGTGCAGCGCAGCGTGGTGCTGCGTCTCGCCGACGACGGGTACGCGATGCTCGACGCGCCGAGCGACGTGCTGAGCCCTTCCTCCCCTCCCGGGCGCGCCATCGTGGACGGCTACGAGACGCAGGTCGCCGTGCTGGGCGGCTCGCGAGCCGTATCGGAGCAGTCGGAGGCGGTGCGCCGGCTCGCCGAGGCGATGCAGCGCGCGGGCATCCGGCCGGCGCCGGAGATCGGCTCGCTGCCGAAGGAGTACGCAATCGACACCCTCCCGCCGTCGCTCGGTGGCGCGCCGGTGCTCGGTCTCAGCGACATCGACCTCGGGCCGTACGGCTTCGAGCCGTCGGGGACGCTGCTCGTCGCGGGTCCGCCTGCGAGCGGCCGGACGAACGCGCTCGCGGCGCTCGCGGCGTCGGTCGCCCGCTTCGACCCGCAGACGCGGCTGTACTACCTGGGCTCGGCGCGCTCCCCGCTGGCGGGATCCGGCTTGTGGACGGCCAGGGCGGTGACGCCCGCGGAGGCGGCCGAGCTGGCGAAGGACCTCGCCGCCGCGGTCGCCGACCCGGACACCGAGGGCAGGATCGCCGTGTTCGTGGAGGCGATCGGCGACTTCCTGCAGACGCCGGCCGACTCCGCGATCGTGGAGCTGGTGCGGGCCGTGCGCCGCAGCGACCACCTCCTCGTCGCGGAGGCGGAGACCAGCGCCTGGGGCTCCTCCTGGCCGCTGCTCGGCGAGGTCAAGAACGGCCGCCGCGGCCTGCTGCTGCAGCCCGAGTCGGTCGAGGGCGACCTCCTGCTCAAGACGCCGCTGCCGCGGATGAACCGGGCGGAGTTCCCGGCAGGGCGCGGGGTGCTGATCCAGAAGGGGACATTCACGCGGGTGCAGGTGCCGCTGGTGGATGCGGGGCTGCCGGTGGGGGTGCGGGTGTAGGGGGGTCAGCGCGACCAGAGTGGCAGTGGGCGCCAGCCGTCCGGAAAGCCCATGTCGGTCTCAGGGGCGACCGGGAGACTGCCCGGGAATCGATCGATCAGGGCCGCGAGGCGCCTCCCCCAAGCATCCTCCGCGCGGATCGCGTCGGTGAGGAAGCACACCACAGCGCAAACGGCGTAGATCCGCTCCCTGCTGTTCGGGATCGCATTCAGGTGGAGGAGCCCGGGTGCATTCTCCGGGATGCGCCCGAGCTTGTATGTGAGCCTGCGGTTCCACAAGCGGGCGTGGTGGGCGCAGAGGTTCCTGACATAGTTGATGACCTTCAGCCAGCGCGCGAACACCGCTCCGGAGACACCGGCCATGTCCTTCGAGACAAGCGACTGGTCGCCGTCCGTCATGAATCCGAAGAGACGCACGAGTTGGCCGAGCTCCATGACTTCGGTCGCGACCCAGACCGGCAGCCGCGCGTCGTACTTCTCGACGTAGTGACGGATGAAGTCCTCGGAGACGGCCCGCTCCTGATGCTGCACGAATCGGTCGCGCCAGACGTCGTAGGAGCTGCTCCCAGGGTGCTCGGCATCCGGACGGTCGCATTTCGCCGGGTCCAGACTCGCCCGAGAGAGATGTCCGAACGCATCGCGATGACCGAGGTGAAAGCTCACCTTGGCGCGGAGTGCGATTTCCACCGTTTCGACAGCGTCGAGGATGAGCAGTCGAAGAGCCCGGTCGAATCCCCACAGTTGCTGGGCCCAGCCGAAAGCTGCTCCCTCCACGAAGGTGTCGGCCCGGAACTGGACAGACGTCTCCGGAACGACGCCGACGGCGAGCGGTTGCCGGAACGGGTACGCATACGCGCTGAAGCGGTAATACCCGACGGTTTCCAGCACCCGCCGTGCGGATGGGGAGTCATCGATCCGCAGACCTCGCGCTGCCAGCTGGGCCATTTGTTCATCGAGCGTCAGGTGGGGCTTGCCGTATTGCATGCATTGTTTCCGTAAACAAGAAAACCAGCCCGTACCCGAAGGCAGAGGGGCTGGTGTTTATGATTTGAGACTAGCACGGATGGAGCTTGTGGGTGCTATTCCTCGTCCTTCTCCCACGGCCAGCGCGGCCTCCCGCGCTGGCGGAAGCGGCCGACCAGGACGAGTTGGTAGAGCAGGGTGACGACGAAGGCGGCCGCGCCGACGAGGATCGCGTAGAGGCTGCCCAGCTGGCCGAAGGCGAAGATGACGTAGTGGAACGGGTCGCTGGGGTTGCCCGCCGCGCCCGCGATCGCACCGGCCGCCGCGTAGACCGCGTAGCAGGCGACGCCGACGGCGAGGGCGGCTCCGGGAGAGATGCGCTGCTTCTCGCCGGGGACGCGCGTGCCGAGGGCGATCAGGAAGATCAGCAGCATCGCGACCGCCGCCGCGACCATGACCGGGCCGACCAGCGGGCCGACCTCGGGGTCGGCGATCACGTCGGTGTCCGTCGCGAGCGACAGCAGGCCGAAGCCCGCGACGATCAGGGCGAGGTAGAGGCCGGCCGCGAAGCAGGCCACGACCGTCGCGTACGCGCGTTCGTCACGCATGCTCCACCTGCCGGATCAGACGCCGCTCAGTAGTTCTGCTGCGACGCGTACGCGGCGACGGCCTGGTTCTGCGCGTCGGCGAGCTGCTGCTCGTAGTCCGCCTGCGCCTCCGCATTGCGCGCCTTGAGCTTGCGGCCACGCGCGGCGAGCCAGGCGCCGGTCCAGACCGACACCTCCCGCGCGATGATGCCGGCGAGGATGGCGAAGGCGCCCAGCCAGACGGAGCGGAGGACGACGTCGAGCTCCTCGGCCGTGCGGTCCCACGGGTGCGCGTCGAGCACGGCGGCGCCCACATAGACGAAGTAGACGAAGATCGCGACGAACAGGCCGCCCAGGATGTACGCCCACCAGCGCGCGCGGTTGAGGATCTGCACCAGGATCACCATGCCGACGAAGAACGCCAGCACCGGCGCCCAGCCCGAGTACTGCTCGGTGTAGAAGCGGGTGATCGCCGACACGAACTCGTCGCTCGGGGTGAGCAGCGCGCCCACGATGAAGACGGCGGCGGTCCACAGGATCGCGTACGCCACCGTGCCGACGAGGGCGATCAGGATGCCGAAGCCGCGGTTGCTCTTCTTCTTGGGGCGCTCCGGGCGCTGCAGGAAGATCGGGGCGACGGGCTGCGGCGCCTGTGCGGCGGGAGCGGTCGCGGGCTCGGGGGCCCACGTCGCCTCGCCGGTGCCCGCGGTGCCGTAGGCGGCAGTCGCGGTGGCGCCGGCGGCGGCGGCGCCGGTAGCGGCTGCACCCGTGCCGTTGCCGTTGCCGTTCTGCAGGTTCGCGGCCTCGGCGGCGGCGATCACTGGCGTGGCGGACTGCGCGGGGGTGGCGGTGTCGATGGTGGCCTGGCCGCCGGCGGAGGCGCCGGGCTCGCCGGGCTGCGCGGCCGAGCGCGCGATGGCGGCGGCGATCTCGTCGTCGCTCGCGGTCACGGGCTCCGGCTCGGTGACGGCGGGCGGCGCGGACGGCTGGGACTGCTGAGCGGAGGCGGAGGCGGACGCCGGGGCTGCGGCAGGCTGCGCCTCCGCACCAGCGGCCGACGGGCCGGGTGAACCCGCGGCAGCCGCCTGGGCAGGACGGTTCACGTGGCCGCGGGCCGAGACCGGCGCCGACGGCGGGGACGCGAGGTTGGGGTCGGTGTCGTGCGGCTCGCGGGAGGCGGGCTCCGGCGTGGCCGGCGCGGCCGCGGCGGACTCGGCGGGCGCGGTCGCCGGCGCCTGGTCGGCGTTCGCGGGCGGCTCGGCCTGTGCGCCGCGCGGCGCGGATTCCGGTGTCGTGTCGCTCATCTCAAGCACCTTCCATCGGCCCGGCGGGCCCGTCTCGTCGCCAACTGTAGCAACGGGCAGGTCGTTGTCGAGGGAGGCCATACCGCCGTGCGCTACCCGGCCGCCGCCTCCCCGGCGCCGGTCGTCAGCACGTAGAGGAAGCCGCTGATCGTGCCGTCGTACCCGCTGCCGGACGCGGCCGGGCCCACATCCACGCCGTCGACGAGCACGAGCCGCGACCCCGCCTGCAGCGCCTTGACGAACGACAGGATGCTGCCGTACTCGCCCGAGACCGTCGCGCTCACCGGCACGAGCACGAAGTTCTGGTCGTTCACCAGCGTGCTCGTGAAGGGCGGCATTCCGGGGACGGGAGCGGTGGCGGCCGGCGCAGAGGTCGCCGCGGGTGCGGGAGTGGCGGCGGGCGACGGCGTGGCGGTGGAGGTGGAGGTGGAGGTGGAGGTGGAGCCTCCCGAGCCCGCCCCTCCCTTCCCTCCAGGGTCGGCCGGCGGCACGTACGCCTGGCCGTCCGAGACCTCGGTGGCGACGACCTTCACCCCGGCGGCCGCGGCGAGCGCGTCGATCTCGTCGGTGAACTCGTCGGCCTTGCGGTCGGCCGGGATGGAGGCGCTCAGGGCGGTGAGCTGCTTCTTCAGCTCGGGGAGGCCCTCGCTGTCCTTCTTGAGGCGCGCGAGCACGGCGGCGTTGGCGGTGTTGGCGGTGCGCACCTGCGCGGTCTGGTCGTCGGCGGCGGACGCCTGGTCGAGCTGCGGCTGCACCCCGACGACCCAGCCGAGCACGACGACGACCGCCATCGCGAGCACGCTGGCGATGATCCAGAGCCTGGTCCTGTCCATGTCACTTCCCCTTCGGCTGGAAGCGCTTCGTGTAGAGCGCCTCGCCCACGTGGACGGTCACGCTCGCGACGTACTGGTTGGTGGTCGCGTCGAAGTTGGTCGCGCCCGGCACGGCGTCGACGACTCCGTCGACCTTCTCGAGCGCCGATACCCAGGCGGCGACGTCCGGGAGGGTCGGGCTGTACGCCTCGATCGCGACCGTGCCGACGCGCGGGCCCTGGAGAGGATCGGTCGACTGCTGGTAGACGGCGATCGGAGATGCCGAGTCGACGGAGACCGATTTGAGGGTGACGCCCGCCGGTTGCACGGACTGGACCTTCTGCAGGAAGGCGTTCCAATCGATCTCCGTGGCGGCGCCGACCTGCTGGGCGGCCTCCGCGAGCGCGACCTGCCGCTGCACCTCGCGCACCTCGGCGTACTGCTGCTGCTGGGTGAGGAGGTCGGTGGTCTCGAGGCGTGCGCCGATCAGCCGCGCCTGGGCGCCGATGTTGAAGGCGAACGCCGCTCCGACCGCGAGCACCATGACGAGCGCCACCACGAGCACGCCCCAGCCGAACGCGCGCCGCAGGCGGCGGTCGCGGCGGGCGGTGCGGACCTCGGGCGGGAGCAGGTCGACGCGCGGCTCGCCGCCGATGTGCAGGTCCTCCTGCCGCGATCCCGCCGGCCGGCCTCGGCGCTTGCGGGGCGAGCCCGGCGCCTCGGTGCCCGCGGGTGCGACGGCGGGTGCGACGGCCGGGTTCCCGGTGGGCGGCGTCTCGACGCCCGGCCCCGCGCCGCCCTCGGAGGGCGGGTCGGACGGACGACGGAGGGTGATGCTCATGCTGCGCTCCCCAGGGCCAGGCCGACCGCCGCCGACAGCGAGGAGCGCTGCTGCCGGAGCACGTCGGCGTTCAGGTGCCGCGACAACGCCACGGAGTGGAAGGGGTCGCCGACGGCGACCGGGAGCCGGGTCATCTCGCTCAACGCCTCGGGCAGGCCCGGCAGCTGCGCGCCTCCCCCGGTCACGACGAGCTGTGCGACCGGTGTCGCCGGTCGGGTGTTGACGAAGTAGCTGATGGTGTTCCGGAGGCTCGTGAGCAGCTCGCCGGTGACCCGGTAGATGATCTCGACCGCCTGGTGCGCCTCCGGCGAGGACACCTGACGGGCCAGCCCGATCGCCGCCTTGATCCGCTCGGCCTCGCCCGGCTCGACCTCGAGGCCGCTGCGGAGCGCCTGGGTGAGCTCGCCTCCCCCGGCCGGGATGATGCGCACGAACTGCGGGACGCCGTCGGTGACGATCACCACGCTCGTCGTGTTGGCGCCGATGTCGACCAGCGCGACGGTCCCTCCGATGCCCGCCCTGGTGATCAGGGCGCGGGTGACGGCGAACGGCAGGAGGTCGACCTCCACCGTGGTGAGCCCCGCCAGCTGGGTGGCCTTGACGTTGCCGAGCACCGCCTCCTTCACCGCCGCCACGAGGAGGCCGTTGACCACGGGACCGTTGTCGCCCTGCGCCTCCGACACCGGATAGAAGTCGAGCAGCGCGTCGGCGACGGGCACGGGCAGCATGTCCTGCACGAGGAAAGGGAGGCTCTCGCGGATGCGCGTGCGCGACATGCGCGGCACGGTCAGATCGCGGGCGAGCACCCGCTGGTTGCCCATCCCGAGCACCACCTCCTTGCTCGAGAAGCCGCCCTGCTGCCACAGCCGCTTGAGCCCGGCGGCCACGGTGTTCGGCTCGAGCACCTCCCCACGGCTGGCGGCGCCGTCGGGCAGCGGCACCTCGTAGTGCCGCAGCAGCGTCGGTCGCGGCTTGCCGGGGTCGGCGAGCTCGACGGCGCGGATGGTCGTGGAGCCGATGTCGATGCCGACGATGCTGCTGGCCATGCGGTCCTCCTTCTCTGAGCGGGTTCGGTGCGGGTCTAGGCGAGTCCGAGCAGCGCCAGGTAGGCGCGGGCGACGGCGGGTCCGGCGAGGATGCCGAGCCACGCCCCGGCGAGCATCCACGGTCCGAACGGGATGCCCGTGCCGCGGCGGGCGCGGCGCAGGACGAGCAGCGCGACGGCGAACAGGCCGCCGAGCACGAATGCGGCGAACGCGCCGACGACGAGCGCGTCCCAGCCGAGGAAGCCGAGGAAGAGCCCGAGCACGCCGGCGAGCTTCACGTCGCCGAAGCCCATCCCGCCCGGGTATGCCAGCGCGAGCGCGAGATAGAGGAGGAACAGCGCGGCCCCTCCGATCGCCGCACGCAGCAGTGCGCCGGGGTCGCCAGCGAGGAGGCCCGCAGCACCGAGCAGCAGAGCGCCGACCGCGTACCCGGGCAGCACGATGGCGTTCGGGAGACGGTGGGTGTCGAGGTCGATCAGGGCGAGCGCGATACTGATGG
The sequence above is a segment of the Leifsonia williamsii genome. Coding sequences within it:
- the pilM gene encoding type IV pilus assembly protein PilM, producing MASSIVGIDIGSTTIRAVELADPGKPRPTLLRHYEVPLPDGAASRGEVLEPNTVAAGLKRLWQQGGFSSKEVVLGMGNQRVLARDLTVPRMSRTRIRESLPFLVQDMLPVPVADALLDFYPVSEAQGDNGPVVNGLLVAAVKEAVLGNVKATQLAGLTTVEVDLLPFAVTRALITRAGIGGTVALVDIGANTTSVVIVTDGVPQFVRIIPAGGGELTQALRSGLEVEPGEAERIKAAIGLARQVSSPEAHQAVEIIYRVTGELLTSLRNTISYFVNTRPATPVAQLVVTGGGAQLPGLPEALSEMTRLPVAVGDPFHSVALSRHLNADVLRQQRSSLSAAVGLALGSAA
- a CDS encoding prepilin peptidase encodes the protein MTTTVVLTSVGMIAVFGALIGSFLNVVVFRVPAGRSIVAPPSACGSCGEQIRPYDNIPVISWLVLRGRCRACRSSISLRYPLVEAATAVAFGVVAWWFWAGPEAPAGRGAGALAAGVVQVVAYLYLAAISIALALIDLDTHRLPNAIVLPGYAVGALLLGAAGLLAGDPGALLRAAIGGAALFLLYLALALAYPGGMGFGDVKLAGVLGLFLGFLGWDALVVGAFAAFVLGGLFAVALLVLRRARRGTGIPFGPWMLAGAWLGILAGPAVARAYLALLGLA